ATCGACAGGTTGTGTGTTATTTTCCTGGGTGCTCGAAAAGAGTCGGAGTGCTGTGTTTGGAAAGGCTTACTGCGCGTTGAGGTTTGATATCAACATGGCGGCTTAAATATATTCCAGCTGAAACAGCGATGAAGATGACGATAAATGGAATCGATTCGATGAGGTTCATAATAGTATTTCCGTTGTTTCTTTTTTTCATAAATCCACCTAGTTAACTTTTAATCTAAGCGGGGTAAAAAAATCCTATTAACTGAAGTGGGTAGGATAAAGAAAAAGTAAAAGATGAGCAGTTTAAAGGCAGGAAGTGCCGCAAGTTGGTTGGCTGCTCCCAGTTTGTTCTGGCAGGTCCCGTAGTAGGCCAAAAATCCAGTATTGTCCTCAGACTTTGCTTTGAGTCACCGAATTGTCGAGAATCATTGCTTGGAGGATCCATTCCTATGAAGTTCGCATTTATTCTTTTCGCCTCATTAATTTCACTTCAAGCTCATGCTGGAATTCTATTCGAACCGATGGTTTCTTATGAATCAGGCTCCAACAACATCGAATTCACCACGGCCGGTGCCACCATGAGAGGAATGAGCAGTGATAAAAGTACCAATTCGGCTGTGAACTATGGAGCGAGATTGGGTTACCTTTTTTCTTCAGGTTTTTGGTTCGCGGGTGACTATTCTGCGGCAACCTCAGGTAAATCTAAGTTTGACTTGCACGAAGACAGCTTCGATCGCACGGCGATGGGGGTAGATCTGGGTATGTGGAATGGCCGATGGAATTTTTGGCTGGGATATAACATCAGTGACAAATTAGAATTCACTCAAGCTACCAATACTGAGAAGGAATATGTTTCTGGGACGTCAATGAAGGTTGGTATCGGCTATCTTCTTTTCAATCATATTGCGTTTAACATTGAGTACACTTACAGAAATTATACTACCGGGGACGAAAAATCGTCAGACATTGCGTTTTCTGATTTCTCAACTTACACAAAAAGCTTTACTCAGCAAAGTTACTCTGCTGGTTTGTCATTTCCGTTTTAAATTTGTCTGATGGTCTTATGAAAAAAGCCGCTTAAAAGTGCGGCTTTTTTTTTTGGTCTGACATCATTCGCGCGGGCGCACTTCAAGTAACTCCACATAAAATATTAGATTTGAATTCGGCTTGATGAATTTTCCGATTTGTCTTTCGCCGTAAGCTAGATGGGCGGGAACGTGCAGTGTGCGTTTGCCGCCTTCTTTCATTCCCATCAGTCCTTGATCCCACCCCTTAATCACACGACCGGACCCAATCACAAATTGAAAAGGGCGGCCATGATCAAAGGAAGAGTCAAACTTAGTCCCATCTTCCAAGAATCCTTCGTATTGGCAGATTACCAAAGCTCCCTTCACGGTTTCTTTGCCTGCGCCAACCAGGGTGTCGGTAATGACTAATTCAGTGATGCTCATTTTGATCTTTTCCTATAGAGATATTGAGTTCGCTCCAAGTCCACGGCCTTATTATTGGGAATTTCCAGAAAAAAATCCAGCTGCCATTGCTGAGTTTTTTTGGCTTGCTTGCTAGTGACTTGATCCCAGGGCGGGTAGACTCGAAGGGCCCGTTTGCCTTCCTTCGATGGGGTGGACAGGATCCCATGTTCGATCAAAGCCGACTTGGGAAACACAAATTGCCCGAAGCGGGATCCATTTCGAGTACTAATTACAAAAATGTCTACGGGGTCTGAGGAGTCATGAGGCTGGATGGGGCCTGAACCATAGCGTTTCCACAAGGTCACAAACTGTCCCACTTTTGTGGGGGTAATTTTGGCGACGCGAAATTTTATTGAGAGCTTATTAAGTTCAAAAACATAGGCTCCGTATTCGGCACTTTCCAATTCAGCGGTAGGTGCTGTTGCGAGATAGCCACAAGGATCGAAAATGAGCTCCTTGGCGGCTAGAAGGTCCTTATGGATAGCTGTGGTTTGAGACCAGGAACGTTTATTTGTCAATTTAAGGAACCTCAAGCTACTGGTGCGCTTCATGAGTTTATGGGAGCTCAGCAACTTAGAATGTTTCAGGCTTTCACACCATGAAATGTCGGAGTTTGGAAAATATTTAAGAAGCGTCTAGAAGCTCGACACTTCTTGGAAAGGCGTCGAACGTGGCTTGAGCCACAGTGGCGATTTCAGTCGGGAAAATGAGTTTTTAGACCCTTTCGAATCTTGATATTTAATTCAATCCCCGATGGACTTCTTGTCTAAAAAGGACCTCTCTTTTATAAAACCGAGTGTTTAAAACAAGGGGAGTCCGTGAATTTTCTAAGCCTCGCGCAAAAAATTAAAGATCGCCAAGCTGTTATTGGAATCATTGGATTGGGCTATGTTGGCTTGCCCTTATCTTTGCGATACGCAGATGAGAAATTTCAAGTTCTAGGTTTTGATATCGATGCTTCCAAAATCGACAAGATCTCCAAAGGTCAAACCTACATCGAACATATCGAGAATGCTTCCATCGCCAAGGCCGTGGCAAGCGGCTTTAGAGCCACAACGGACTTTACAGAAATTTCCAAAGTCGATGCAATCATCATTTGCGTTCCAACTCCACTGAACAAGTATCGCGAACCCGATTTGAGTTTTGTGATCGATACGGTCGAAAAGTTCATTCCCTATATGCGACCGGGGCAGATCGTCAGCCTAGAGAGTACTACTTATCCTGGAACTACCGATGAAGAGCTTTTGCCGCGTATTCAGTCTCGCGGTTTCAAAGTGGGCGAAGACAGCTTCCTTGTGTTTTCCCCAGAGCGCGAAGATCCGGGTCGTAAGGACTATTCAACGAAGACCATTCCTAAAGTTGTCGGCGGCTATACCTCAAACTGCCTGGAAATCGGTAAGCTTCTTTATGGAGCCGTTATTGATACGGTGGTTCCAGTGAGTTCTACCAAAGCGGCAGAGATGACCAAATTGCTTGAGAATATTCACCGTGCCGTGAACATCGGTCTTGTAAATGAGATGAAGATTGTTTGCGACAAGATGGGCCTAGATATCCATGAGGTGATTGATGCCGCCAGCACGAAGCCGTTTGGCTTTGTGGCTTATAAGCCTGGCCCCGGCCTGGGTGGCCACTGTATTCCTATTGATCCCTTCTATTTGACGTGGAAAGCCCGTGAGTATGGTTTGAATACACGATTCATTGAGCTTGCCGGGGAAGTAAACTCCAACATGCCTCAGTACGTGATGGATAAAATTTCTTATGCACTTAACGAAAGAGAGAAATCTCTTAAAGGGGCCAAGGTATTGGTTCTGGGGATTGCTTATAAAAAGAATGTCGATGATATGCGCGAAAGCCCGAGTGTGATGATCATGGAGCACCTTCGCGATAAGGGTGCGGTCATTGATTACTTGGATCCCCATGTCCCTGTTTTCCCTAAAATGCGTGAGCATAAATTCGACTTGAAAAGCATTGAAATGACGTCTGCCAAAATTGCCTCTTATGACTGCGTCTTGGTGGCGACGGATCACGACAAATTTGATTACGATATGATTTTGAATTCCGCTCAAGTGATTGTCGATGCTCGCGGTCGTTACCGTGGCAACCACGCTAAGGTGATTAAGGCGTAGATGAGAAAAGTACTCGTCACCGGCGTGGCCGGTTTTATAGCAAGCAAAGTCGCTGAGTTTCTACTCGCTGACGGAGTTGAGGTTGTCGGAATTGACAATCTCAACAGCTATTATGACGTTCGCCTTAAGAATTGGCGTCTTGAACAGCTTCAAGGTCAAAAGATCTTTCATTTTGAAAAAATCGATATTGAAGATCAAAGCGCCCTCAAGCAGCTTTTTGACCAGCATCAGTTTGATGTTGTATTTAACTTGGCAGCCCGTGCCGGGGTCCGCTACAGCATGGAAAATCCCCATGTCTATATGAGCACCAATGCTCAAGGATCTTTGAATCTTCTGGAAGAGATGCGCCGAACGGGTGTTAAAAAGTTCATTCTTGCTTCGACTTCTTCGCTGTATGCCGGCTTGGCGATGCCATTTAGTGAAGAGCTTCCTGTGAATGCGCCGATCTCACCTTATGCAGCCTCTAAAAAGGCGGCCGAGGTCATGGCCTATACCTACCACTATTTATACGGGATTGATGTTTCGATTGTTCGCTATTTCACTGTCTTTGGACCCGCCAGCCGCCCGGATATGGCGATCTTCAGATTTATTGAATGGATTGATCGCGGCGAAAAAATTCAGCTCTTTGGCGATGGAGCCCAATCCCGCGATTTTACCTATGTGGACGATATTGCCCGTGGAACTATTTTGGCAGCGAAACCCCTGGGATATGAGGTGATCAATCTCGGTGGCGGACGCAATCCGATCAGCGTGAGCCGTGTGATTGAGGGGATGGAAAAAGGTCTTTCTAAAAAAGCCGTGGTTGATGTTTTGGACTCGAATAAGTCCGATATGAAACAAACATGGGCTGATATTGCAAAGGCACAACGACTCCTTGGGTGGAAGCCTGAGGTGGATTTTGAGATGGGTTTGGAGCGAACGATCGAATGGCATCGTAAGAATACGGCCTGGTTGCAGGAAGTAAGTCTTTAAATCGTTAGCTGTGATTTTTATTTGAATATTTGTTTTGTTTTTTGATGTGAGGGGTTTTTATGCGTATTTCGGTAATTGGTACTGGCTATGTGGGTTTGGTCACTGGAACCTGCTTTGCTGAAAAAGGGAACCAAGTTTTGTGCGCAGACATTGATGCAACAAGAATTGAAAAGTTAAATCAAGGCATTGCTCCATTTTATGAGCCAGGTCTTGAAGAGTTGATCAAGAAAAATGCATCTAAAAAGCGTCTTCACTTTACTGCCAATATTCAAGAGGCCATGGAATCCGCGGAAATGTTAATGATTGCCGTAGGAACTCCGTCTGACTTGGATGGTTCTACCGATTTAAGTT
The nucleotide sequence above comes from Bdellovibrio svalbardensis. Encoded proteins:
- a CDS encoding outer membrane beta-barrel protein — protein: MKFAFILFASLISLQAHAGILFEPMVSYESGSNNIEFTTAGATMRGMSSDKSTNSAVNYGARLGYLFSSGFWFAGDYSAATSGKSKFDLHEDSFDRTAMGVDLGMWNGRWNFWLGYNISDKLEFTQATNTEKEYVSGTSMKVGIGYLLFNHIAFNIEYTYRNYTTGDEKSSDIAFSDFSTYTKSFTQQSYSAGLSFPF
- a CDS encoding FKBP-type peptidyl-prolyl cis-trans isomerase — protein: MSITELVITDTLVGAGKETVKGALVICQYEGFLEDGTKFDSSFDHGRPFQFVIGSGRVIKGWDQGLMGMKEGGKRTLHVPAHLAYGERQIGKFIKPNSNLIFYVELLEVRPRE
- a CDS encoding MepB family protein, translated to MKRTSSLRFLKLTNKRSWSQTTAIHKDLLAAKELIFDPCGYLATAPTAELESAEYGAYVFELNKLSIKFRVAKITPTKVGQFVTLWKRYGSGPIQPHDSSDPVDIFVISTRNGSRFGQFVFPKSALIEHGILSTPSKEGKRALRVYPPWDQVTSKQAKKTQQWQLDFFLEIPNNKAVDLERTQYLYRKRSK
- a CDS encoding nucleotide sugar dehydrogenase; amino-acid sequence: MNFLSLAQKIKDRQAVIGIIGLGYVGLPLSLRYADEKFQVLGFDIDASKIDKISKGQTYIEHIENASIAKAVASGFRATTDFTEISKVDAIIICVPTPLNKYREPDLSFVIDTVEKFIPYMRPGQIVSLESTTYPGTTDEELLPRIQSRGFKVGEDSFLVFSPEREDPGRKDYSTKTIPKVVGGYTSNCLEIGKLLYGAVIDTVVPVSSTKAAEMTKLLENIHRAVNIGLVNEMKIVCDKMGLDIHEVIDAASTKPFGFVAYKPGPGLGGHCIPIDPFYLTWKAREYGLNTRFIELAGEVNSNMPQYVMDKISYALNEREKSLKGAKVLVLGIAYKKNVDDMRESPSVMIMEHLRDKGAVIDYLDPHVPVFPKMREHKFDLKSIEMTSAKIASYDCVLVATDHDKFDYDMILNSAQVIVDARGRYRGNHAKVIKA
- a CDS encoding GDP-mannose 4,6-dehydratase; translated protein: MRKVLVTGVAGFIASKVAEFLLADGVEVVGIDNLNSYYDVRLKNWRLEQLQGQKIFHFEKIDIEDQSALKQLFDQHQFDVVFNLAARAGVRYSMENPHVYMSTNAQGSLNLLEEMRRTGVKKFILASTSSLYAGLAMPFSEELPVNAPISPYAASKKAAEVMAYTYHYLYGIDVSIVRYFTVFGPASRPDMAIFRFIEWIDRGEKIQLFGDGAQSRDFTYVDDIARGTILAAKPLGYEVINLGGGRNPISVSRVIEGMEKGLSKKAVVDVLDSNKSDMKQTWADIAKAQRLLGWKPEVDFEMGLERTIEWHRKNTAWLQEVSL